In Sphingobacteriaceae bacterium, the following proteins share a genomic window:
- a CDS encoding RNA polymerase Rpb6, giving the protein MDFKKTNAEQSIVTRDIRRFDGPTGNIYEAVSIMSKRANQISSEIKEELSGKLQEFSSHTDNLEEVFENREQIEISKHYEKLPKPTLISIQEFLEEKVYYRNPTKEAGAGIK; this is encoded by the coding sequence ATGGATTTTAAAAAAACAAACGCAGAACAAAGTATTGTAACCCGTGATATTCGTAGATTTGACGGTCCTACCGGAAATATTTATGAAGCGGTTTCCATTATGAGTAAACGCGCCAACCAGATCAGCTCTGAAATTAAAGAAGAATTATCTGGAAAATTACAGGAATTCAGCAGTCATACTGACAATTTAGAAGAGGTGTTTGAAAACAGAGAGCAAATCGAGATTTCTAAACACTACGAAAAACTTCCTAAACCAACATTGATTTCTATCCAGGAATTTTTGGAAGAAAAAGTATATTACCGCAATCCTACAAAAGAAGCTGGGGCAGGAATTAAATAA
- the coaBC gene encoding bifunctional phosphopantothenoylcysteine decarboxylase/phosphopantothenate--cysteine ligase CoaBC, which yields MLEQKKIILGITGGIAAYKCAQLVRLLVKAGAEVKVILTPAASQFVTAQTLSVLSKNQVTTDFFDANFNWNNHVHLAEWADVLLIAPLTANTLAKMANGICDNSLLATYLSAKTKTIVAPAMDLDMYQHPTVKKNLDALRSYGNTIIPAESGELASGLVGEGRMAEPEHIVDFIVDFFSKDLPLKGFSALVNAGPTYEAIDPVRFIGNRSSGKMGVAISETLAAMGAKVTLVLGPSSLVIKNKNIDLIRVESGEEMYHAMLSNFSEKSIVICSAAVADYKPANVSDVKIKKKEENFKLDLVKTKDILSELGKQKTNQCLVGFALETNNVEEYAREKLKNKNLDLIVANSASVAGAGFGVDSNQVMIIDKHNKITNFELKSKQEVAEDIVHYIIAFINN from the coding sequence ATGCTTGAGCAAAAGAAAATAATACTTGGAATTACCGGTGGCATAGCGGCGTATAAATGCGCTCAGCTGGTGCGCCTCTTAGTTAAAGCAGGCGCTGAAGTTAAAGTAATTTTAACGCCGGCAGCATCACAATTTGTTACCGCACAAACACTTTCAGTACTTAGTAAAAACCAGGTAACTACCGATTTTTTTGACGCAAACTTCAACTGGAATAATCATGTGCATCTGGCAGAGTGGGCCGATGTACTTTTAATAGCTCCGCTTACAGCAAATACGCTTGCTAAAATGGCAAATGGTATTTGTGATAATAGTTTACTAGCCACTTACCTTTCTGCAAAAACCAAAACCATAGTTGCTCCGGCGATGGATCTGGACATGTACCAACACCCTACAGTAAAAAAGAATCTCGATGCGTTGCGTTCCTATGGAAATACGATTATTCCGGCAGAAAGCGGCGAACTTGCCAGCGGACTTGTAGGAGAGGGCAGAATGGCGGAGCCTGAACATATTGTGGATTTTATTGTCGATTTTTTTTCTAAAGACCTACCTTTAAAAGGATTTAGTGCTTTGGTAAATGCAGGACCTACTTATGAAGCCATAGATCCTGTTCGCTTTATTGGTAACCGAAGTAGTGGAAAAATGGGTGTAGCTATCTCTGAAACCCTTGCTGCAATGGGCGCAAAGGTAACACTAGTGCTTGGTCCATCATCTTTAGTTATTAAAAACAAAAACATAGATCTTATTCGCGTTGAATCTGGAGAGGAAATGTACCATGCAATGCTTTCTAATTTTTCGGAGAAGAGCATCGTAATTTGTAGTGCAGCTGTGGCTGATTACAAGCCGGCAAACGTAAGCGATGTTAAAATTAAAAAGAAAGAAGAAAATTTTAAGCTGGATCTGGTAAAAACAAAAGATATTTTAAGTGAATTAGGAAAACAAAAAACCAACCAATGTCTCGTTGGTTTTGCATTGGAAACAAACAATGTTGAAGAGTATGCCCGTGAAAAACTAAAAAACAAAAACCTTGATTTAATTGTAGCAAATTCGGCGAGTGTTGCAGGAGCTGGCTTTGGCGTTGACAGTAACCAGGTAATGATAATTGACAAACACAATAAAATTACTAATTTTGAGTTAAAAAGTAAGCAGGAAGTAGCCGAAGATATAGTTCACTACATTATTGCCTTTATAAATAATTGA
- a CDS encoding DUF4835 domain-containing protein translates to MKLKVLFILFIFVLVNPSFSQELNCQVEINSTQVQGSANKQIFDQLKRSILEFMNNTKWTNEVFTQQEKIECYILIVIKEQVGTDDYSGTIQVSSGRPVFKSSFSAKVLNIEDEYFQFKFQQFSQLEYNMNTFQNNLTSVLQYYAYVVLASDYDTFAPQGGTTYWQKAQLVVQNAQSANESGWKQSQTGQKNRYWLVENALQPLFKGIRDCMYSYHMQGLDHMQESADEARAAILKSLDYLVPVAKARPASYNMQLFFNAKRDELVSIFKGGTPEEKTKVLELLGTVDPSGTTKYSKITES, encoded by the coding sequence ATGAAACTAAAAGTTCTCTTTATCTTATTCATTTTTGTACTCGTTAATCCTTCGTTTTCGCAGGAGTTAAATTGCCAGGTGGAGATTAATTCAACACAGGTTCAGGGCTCTGCAAACAAGCAGATTTTTGATCAGTTGAAACGTTCCATCCTCGAATTTATGAATAACACCAAATGGACTAATGAAGTTTTTACTCAGCAGGAGAAAATAGAATGTTATATTCTTATCGTTATTAAAGAACAGGTAGGAACTGACGATTATTCAGGAACTATTCAGGTAAGTAGTGGCCGCCCGGTCTTTAAAAGTTCTTTCTCTGCAAAGGTTTTAAATATTGAAGATGAGTACTTTCAGTTTAAGTTTCAACAATTTTCTCAGTTGGAATATAACATGAACACCTTTCAAAATAATTTGACCTCGGTTTTACAGTACTATGCCTATGTAGTTCTCGCTTCAGATTACGATACATTTGCTCCGCAAGGCGGAACAACTTATTGGCAAAAAGCTCAGCTGGTAGTTCAAAATGCGCAGTCAGCAAATGAGTCGGGATGGAAACAAAGCCAAACAGGACAAAAAAACCGGTATTGGTTAGTTGAAAATGCTTTACAACCACTATTTAAAGGCATCAGAGATTGCATGTATTCGTACCATATGCAAGGCCTCGATCATATGCAGGAGAGTGCAGACGAGGCCCGGGCGGCTATTTTAAAGTCCTTAGATTACCTTGTACCTGTTGCCAAAGCCAGACCAGCATCTTATAACATGCAACTCTTTTTTAATGCTAAAAGAGATGAGTTAGTTAGTATATTTAAAGGAGGAACTCCTGAGGAAAAAACAAAGGTTTTGGAGCTTCTAGGTACTGTAGACCCTTCGGGAACAACAAAATATTCGAAAATAACTGAAAGCTAA
- a CDS encoding 30S ribosomal protein S16 — MAVKIRLQRHGKKDKAFFHLVVADGRAPRDGKFIEKLGTYNPNSNPATIDLNFDSTLSWLMKGAQPTDTARAILSYKGIMMKKHLLEGVKKGALTEAQVEEKFNKWVGEKAGKIVGKSDRLKTESSKQASERHKAETAAKDAKAAKIAAKNAAAAETPAVESEAPATDAPASEETNG; from the coding sequence ATGGCAGTAAAGATTAGACTACAAAGACATGGTAAGAAAGATAAAGCTTTCTTTCATTTAGTAGTTGCGGATGGTCGTGCACCACGTGATGGAAAATTCATTGAAAAATTAGGAACTTATAATCCTAATTCAAACCCTGCAACTATTGACCTTAATTTTGATTCAACTTTAAGTTGGTTAATGAAAGGCGCTCAACCTACAGATACAGCTCGTGCGATTCTTTCGTACAAAGGTATTATGATGAAAAAACACTTATTAGAAGGTGTTAAAAAAGGCGCTTTAACCGAAGCTCAGGTGGAAGAAAAATTCAACAAATGGGTTGGCGAAAAAGCAGGTAAAATTGTTGGAAAAAGCGATCGTTTAAAAACTGAGTCAAGCAAACAAGCTTCTGAACGCCACAAAGCAGAAACAGCAGCAAAAGATGCGAAAGCAGCTAAAATTGCAGCTAAAAATGCAGCAGCAGCAGAAACACCAGCAGTTGAATCAGAAGCTCCAGCTACAGATGCACCCGCTTCAGAAGAAACTAACGGATAA
- a CDS encoding ATPase produces the protein MYVILADSGSTKTDWILLKDSEVIKEVKTIGFNPYFQTVEQISAELINNLKPHFHNHLQEVEEVHYYGTGCSTDANRNLIKESITKALGISKVNVDHDLLAAARALCKKEWGIACILGTGSNSCLYNGKDILENVPSTGYLWSDYGGGSQIGKYFIRDYFEGRTPSEVVKAFEDAGYNREVILDNVYKHSVPGRYLASINGFVCTHLNHPYIISLLKECFESFFVQQINKYSESRKYTVHTVGSIGYYYKDLIAEVAAKHGYTMGTVIRSPMEGLINFHSNL, from the coding sequence ATGTACGTGATATTAGCCGATAGCGGATCAACGAAGACTGACTGGATACTTTTAAAAGACTCTGAAGTTATTAAAGAGGTAAAAACCATTGGCTTTAATCCTTATTTTCAAACAGTAGAGCAGATAAGCGCTGAACTGATCAATAACCTAAAGCCACACTTTCATAACCACCTTCAAGAAGTTGAGGAGGTACATTACTATGGTACTGGCTGTTCTACGGATGCGAATCGTAATTTGATAAAAGAGAGTATAACTAAGGCTCTTGGTATTTCTAAAGTAAATGTCGATCATGATCTTTTAGCAGCGGCACGGGCATTGTGTAAAAAGGAGTGGGGAATAGCCTGTATTCTTGGTACCGGCAGCAATAGTTGTCTTTACAACGGCAAAGATATTCTTGAAAATGTTCCTTCAACAGGTTATTTATGGAGCGATTACGGTGGAGGATCACAAATAGGAAAGTATTTTATACGTGATTATTTTGAAGGAAGAACACCTTCTGAAGTGGTTAAAGCTTTTGAAGATGCCGGCTACAACAGAGAAGTTATTCTGGATAATGTTTATAAACACAGTGTACCTGGAAGATATCTCGCTTCGATAAATGGGTTTGTTTGTACGCATTTAAATCATCCTTACATTATTAGCCTTTTAAAGGAATGCTTCGAATCTTTCTTTGTTCAGCAGATTAATAAGTATTCAGAATCAAGAAAATACACCGTGCATACTGTTGGATCTATTGGGTATTATTATAAAGACCTTATAGCCGAGGTTGCAGCAAAACATGGTTACACAATGGGCACAGTAATTAGATCGCCTATGGAAGGTTTGATAAACTTTCATTCAAATTTATAA